Genomic DNA from uncultured Methanospirillum sp.:
AGATTCCCAAGATGGAGAAGGAAGAGTATGATGCCCTGATCCACAATCGCTTCATGGCCCGGATAGCATTCCAGGGGGAAAAGTACCCCTATATTGCGCCGTTCATGTATGTTTATGATGGAAAGCATCTGTACTTTCTCTCCACAAAGTACGGGAGAAAATTTGAATACTTCCGCAAGTCCCCATACGTCTCGGTTGAAATAGAGCAGTACGAGCCTGATCTTTCAGGATTTATGTTCGTGACCCTGCAGGGATATCTTGAGGAGGAGACTGACTCCATTGAGAAGAAGATCATCAGAGGAAAGTTTGTGGAT
This window encodes:
- a CDS encoding pyridoxamine 5'-phosphate oxidase family protein gives rise to the protein MEIVKIPKMEKEEYDALIHNRFMARIAFQGEKYPYIAPFMYVYDGKHLYFLSTKYGRKFEYFRKSPYVSVEIEQYEPDLSGFMFVTLQGYLEEETDSIEKKIIRGKFVDLIREQHLSLNILAALGHSPEDAPESICREERSVVWRLNGVRSLVALKNV